GTCCGGTGTACCAGGGCAGGGTCCGGACCAGCGTGGCAGGTGCGCCAGAAGCTAAGACCACAGCGCGGCCACGGTCGAGTTCCGCGAGGTTGGAGACGTCGAAGATGCGCTCTTTCCCTTCCTGGCGGGAGCGGCTGGACCCTGATTTGCCGGAGGAGACGGAGACGTTGGTGTAGCTGTAGTCCCCGATCAGGTCCGAGAGTGCGCGGAGGAAGCCTTCTTCGGCGACGCCGCCGCCGTAGACCTTGACGTTGGCGGCGGACCAGATTTTCCGCATGTTCGCTTCCCCCCACAGTTCAACGCCCTGTGACCAGGACTGCAGGATGCCCATCACGATCAGGCCCTTGGAGCCGTAGTGGCTGAACTGGTCCGGCAGGCCGGCCCAACGGACGACGTTGGCCAATTCGTCCAGGGCGAACAGCGCGGGCAGTGGCAGGCGGCCGCCGCTGCGCTCGGCGCGTTCTTCCATGGCCTCGGCAAGGGCCACTGTCAGTGCCGTCGTGAGTGGGGCGGCTGAGCCGGCCCCTTCCTTGGAGAGAATGTAGATGGTCTCTTGTGAGGCGGCAAAGTGGTGGGGGTTGAACTGGCGGCGGGGATCCGTGGTCACGGACTGGCCGCGGGCCGGGGCGACCCAGCGCAGTGTGTTTCTGCTCTTGAGGCACTGGATCATCTTCTCGGCCGTGCCGAAGATGCCGTCGCGCTGCTTGTCGGCCAGCTTCAGCGTGGACTCCAGGCCCTTGTACTGCAGCTCGTAGTCGTGCTCTTTCAGGATTTCGATGGGTTCCTGGCTGACCTGTTCGGTCACCCACAGGTAGACCTGGGTGATGGGCAGCTCCCCCAGCGCGGCCGCGAGGAAGTACGAGGAGAGAATGTCTTCGGCCTTCGGGTCAAAGTAGGCATCCGGCTTGGACCCCGGAAGGCGCGAACCGACCGAGAAGTGCTGGGTGAGTTTGTAGGCCTTCTCTTCGTCCGTGACATAGGAGAGCGGGTTCCACCACCAGTCCGGTTCCTCCTGAGCGATCTTCTGCGGATCAAACACCCACACAGGAGCGGTCAGGACCCGGACGCCACGAGTGCCGTCCACCACGTCGCGCTTGTTCGACGTGGACACCACAGCACCAGGTGCGTCCAGGATCGCGGGCATGACCCGTGAGGTCGACTTACCTGTCCGAGGACCCCAGATGTCGATGCTCAGGTCTTCCCAGGACTGAATGAACTTCTTGCCGGTGGATACCACCTTGCCCACCACGATGCCCGGAGTGTCCTTCACGCCGAGGCGCTCGGCCGTGGCTTTTGCGCCCTTCTCGGAGAACGCGGCGAGGGATTTGCCGCGTCCCAGGTACTGCGCGGCCTTATCGACCCGGGCACGCTTGCTCGCGCCTTTCCTCCATGCCACCAGCACAACGATGGTCAGCACCAGGATCAGCCCGGCCATGACGCACGCGGCCACCGTGGACTGGATGGGCCAGGGCACCCGGCCCTTGACCAGCCCGGCAATCAGATCAATCGGATGGGCGGGGGGCGCGTCGATGCCGGCCATCCAGGAGCCCAGGTGGGCGGCCGCGTAGGTCCCGCCGCCAAAGACGACGATAAAGCCAATGGCCAACCAGACCAGCAGGGCATCCCCGAGGCCCATTCCTTTACGGTTCGGTGCGCTCACGGTGTTCCTCCTTCGGTGGGCAGCTCGGAGCTACGGGTTCCAGAAGCGTTTCAGCTGGCGCGTGCCAGCGGGTGTTGGTGTCGTTCAATCCCTCGGCCTGCTCAATGGAGGTCAGTCCAACCTGGACCGGGATCCCGGGTCGGCCGCCGACCTTGATCAGGAACTTCCCGCGTCCGGGAGGTTCGACGTCGAGCCCGCGGGAGTCCCACGCGGGCGGGTCCTGCCAGGAGATGAGCTTTTGCTGCTCCTGTCGGGACAACGGAACGGCCGAGGTCAGTAACGGCATCTCAGAGGCCGGGAGGCCGCCGCAGATCACCATCCCGGAACGCTCCACGAATCCGCGGGCCTTCATCCGATCCTCTTCCGCCGGCAGTGCCAGCAGGTCGGACATGGTGTGGGAAATCATGATCTGACCAACACCTACGGACCGGTTCAAACGGGTCAGGGCGTCCACCCGGTCCACCATGCCTTTACCGGAGCGCAGCGCCCGCCACAGTTCGTCCAGGACCACGAAGTAGTTCCGGCGGGGCTCCAGGCCAGCGTCCGCGAGGGCATTGGCGACGTTGACGGTACCGAATCCGTAGGACCAGCACGCGAGCAGAATGGCGGCCTGCAGATCGGATTCTGTCTCGTCAATGGTGGAGACGTCGAAGACGACGGCGCGGTCCCGCTTCATGGGGTTGGTGGTCTGCCGGGAGAAGATTTCGCCGAGCTTCCCGCCGCCGGTCAGGCCCAGCAGGGTTGCTTCCAGTGCCCGCGTTTCCTGCAGGTAGACGGCCATGTCGCCACGGTCCAGTGCTACTTGGCGCAGTTCGTCCGGTGCGGAGACAATGACGTCCAAGAGGTCCTTCAATACCGGGATGCCATCGAACCGGTCATCGAGGACACGGAGCGCCCGGTCCAGGATCGTCTGTTCCTGATCGGTGGGCGGGTTGTTCCGGCTGATGGTGATGAGTGAGACGACCATGTTCAGGCGGCGGCCGTGAGCGTCGGCCCGTACCCGGGTGGCGACCTCATGGTGACCGTGGGCTTCCAAGAGCTGGGCGGCCTCGACGGCCTGACCGGGATCGAGAATGTTCAGATACCCCACGCCACGGCCGAGCTTGATGACCTGGCCAAGGAGGGCCTGGACCGCTTTGACGTGCTCGCCCTTCAGGTCCCCCAGGACCAAGGCGTGGACGCCCTGGGCAGACAGGCCCAGGAACATACGCCGCACCAGCGTGGACTTCCCCAGGCCGGGCTTGCCCAGGATGAAGGCGGAAGGGTTGGAAATGAGCCGTGCCCGCTGGAACCAGCTGATCGGGTCACAGCAGACCGTGGCCTGGGTTTCCTCGTGGCGTCCAAGCGGCACACCGATCATGGGAGAGGACGCACCGGAGGAGAACGGCCAGAGCCCGCAGACCTGGACTGTCGTTCCCCGGTACTCAGTCACAGACGGGACGAGCTGGGCCATTCCCCCGCCACGACCGGGCCAGCCACGGGAGCGCGGCCCGGCCTCGCGGGGGTGCCGCTCAGCCTTCTTGGGTGCAGCCGTTGCCGGCTCACCGGTTTTCTTGGATGAACGGGTGAACATCTTCAGGCGGGCCATTACAGGGCATCCTTTATCTCGGAAGGCAGCATGCTGTGCTTGGGCAGGACCAGCCCCAGCGGCAGGGATGCCGCGAACGCGGTGTCCTGCGCGCCGTAAGCGCGGCGCAACAGCACCCGGGCGGTACCGGAGGTCTGTTCGATGGCCGCGACCGCATCTGCGAGCCGTTCCTTATCGGTCACGGTGGCCGTGACGACCATCCCGAAGTTCACCAGGCCAGCGCCTTGGGCTTCCTCCTGCGCTGTCTGCACAGCGGAGCGGGCATCGACCAGGGCGCGGGCACTGGGCCGGGTCCCGGAGGTGATGCGGACGTTGGCGTTGTTCTGGTCCCGCTCGACCACGGCCGCGGCCCGGGCGGAATCCATCGGGCGGTACAGCAGCGAAATCCGCTTACGGTCAATATCCCCGTGCGGGGCCAGCAACCGGGACAGGACCGAGGAGTTCACCGACCCCCGGGGTGCGCCGGTCATGGTCCAGGAGGCCGAGAATGCGCTGTCGTGCCGGTAGTCGTCCCAGCTTGCCTGTGTTGCGGTGGGGCCGACCTCGCCCCAGGTCAGGGACACCGGGGACCCGGCGGCGTGGGCTTCATCAATGATCAGCGCTGCCGGCGGATCGTAGGCGATCCGGACGACCTCGCAGAGTTCTTGCGCCGACATTGGACGGGCTATACCGGCGCCGGTGGACTGCAGCCGTGCCGACAGGCCGGGGATGCGTGAAGCAAGGTCGCGGGCTACATCTTCCGGTGTGCGCTTTTTCGATCCTGCGCGGAGGGAGGCGGTGAATGTCAGGGATACCCAGGCGCGAACTGTGGCCGATCCCTCCGGGTAGGTGTCAACGACCTCGCGCAGAATCGCCTGGGCAAATTCCGGCGCGTTCGGGTCGATGTTCATTTCAACTTCGTTCCGCAACCGGTACCCGGAATCCGGGGCGGTCTCCACCGTCACAGCCGCGGCGTCCAAACCAGCCTCATCCGCAAGCCCGGCGAGCCAGCCGCCCCAGTTCGCCACCCACGCGTCGACCTGCTCTGGGTCCACCAGCGAGGCTCCGTCAGGTTCGGTGGAGAAGATCACGGTGAAGTGGCTGGTGGTCGGCACGTGCAGCAGCGCGAATGGGCGCTTGTAGGAGTCAGCGAACTCGTACAGGGTGGACTTCGCTGCAAGACCCGGCAGCTGGTACATGCCCCACTGCGTCACGCCCAGGGGCCCGGAACGGTAGAGATTCGTGCCGGAGGACTTGGACAGCCGGAAGCTCATCCGTGTACCGAAGCGGTCGACGACGGACTGGCCGTGCTTGTCCTTGACGGTCAGCAGGAGGGCGCTGGCTCCGGCCATGGCGAGGACAGCGAGGCCCGGAAAAAGACCCCAAATGGCGAAGCTGATGATGCCCATCAACAATCCGGCCATGACAATCCCGGTGCCGATAGCGCCGAGGTTGCCCAGTCCGGCTGAGCGCGGTACGCGCCAGTTGCCGTAGGACGGTTCCTTGTATTCGGTATTAATTGCTGCCACTGGGGCCCTCCCCGGTTGAATCCTGCGCTGTCTGCTGTGCGGCCTGAGAGGCCTTGGACGCTACTTGTACTCCTGCGGCGACGGCGAGCCCGGCCGGGCCGGCGGCTTTCGCCGCTCCCGACGCGACCCCGGCTCCTGCGGTGCCAGCAGTGGCCCCTGCTCCTGCGGTGCTGGTGGCTCCGCCTGGGCTTCCTGGACCGGTTGACCCTGGCGTCGGCTGGCCGCCGTTTCCCTTCGGGCCAGGTGTTCCGTCACTGCCCTTCGGAGATGTGCCTGGCTGGTTGTTCTGCGTGCTCGCTGGCGTCGGTGCGGCATTGCCCTTGCCGCTGCCACTGCGGCCCAGGGAGACAGCACCTGTGGCCATGGCCCCAACCGCCGCACCTGCCCCTGCGCCGCTGCCGGAAGCAACGGCTCCGACCATCGGCGTCACAAACCGCATCAACGCCGGGAGTGCGAACAAAGCAACGACCATCAACGTGAAACCAGTAATGGAACCGATCAATGCGTCTTGCCCAGTGTTTTTGCCCATGAGAAGGAACGCGACGGAGTACACGATGGCCGCCGCTGGCTTGTAGAGGATGAAGGCAATTGTCCAGCCGACAGCTTTCTGGAACCACTGCCTCCCCATCTCCGTGTTGGTGAACGCGGCCGTGGTGGGCAGGATGCCTGCCAGGATCACCAACATGCCGCTGCGCACTACCATCAGCACTACCTGGACGAGGGAGGCGATCAGGCCAATCAAGCCCAGGACGATGAGGATAAATACTCCGACGCCGGTCTGGTTGGTCATGACGAGGATCTTCATTGACTCTGCGAATCCCTTGCCATCCGTAGAGCGGTCGATGATGGCGACAGAGAAGGCGTCGGCGGCGATAACCAGAATTGAGATGACACCGAGGCCCAAGCCCGTGACCAGGGTGAGCGTGAGCAGCGAACGGAGCAGGTCCTTTAGCGGTGCCCCGCGTTGTTCCCAGACCATTCTGATGCCCCCAAGGATGACAGCGAGGACCGCTAGCGCCAGCGTCCAGGGCATCAGTTCGTTATTGACCGCAGTAACCACGGGACTTGCGGTTGTTCCGTCCTCGCTGGCCAGGTTCACGGTAGGCATAGAAACCCAGAAAGTGGACAGTGTTGTTACCATCTGGCTCATGCCCTCCATGATGGCTTTTGCAAGATTGTTGATTGCGTCATCTGCGATCCCCGCTGCAACATTGCTGGCACCCTGTGAGCCCCAGCAGGCCACGTCCCAGACTTCGCATTCCTTTTCTGCCATGTCAGATGCCAGCCAAGGGGATAAACGAACTCAGGTCACTGATCTGGCGAACTGCGCCTCCGCCAGCGGGCGGGATGTCCAGTTTCCAATCACCGTCCTCCCACAGCAGTGACGTCGACAGAGCGCCGTATCCGCCATCTGCGCTCTTGAGGGCAAGCTCAACGACTGCGGTTTCGGGAGTGTACGAATGGATGATGAAACCGGCGATCTGAACCTTCGGTGAGGTCCCTCCACCGACGTCCTTCCCTGCGTTTATGGCCTGTACAGCTTTGTCCCGCGAGGGGCTGTCAGCGGCAAGCTCCAGGTAGACCTGTTTTGCATAGCCATTGAACGACGACGCCCAGATGTTTGCCGTCGCGTAAAGCGCTCCCGTCGGGGACTGGGCGAAGCACGACCTCAGACCATCCGTGCCTACCTTTCCAGGACCGACCGTTGACGGATCCGATGGGACAGCCATGGTTCCGAGCAGGTCCCACTTGGACTTAGGCGCGGTTCCAAGTGCGGTTTCCTTACTACTAGGGAGCCCGCAGACGCTCTCGCCAGCCCCAGCTGAAGCGCTGGGGCTGGCTGTGGCCGAGTTGCTGGACTCTGATGGGGCCGGGGCCGGCTGCGCGTTTCCCTGTCCTTTGGGGAACAGGAAGATGACGAAGGTTGCTGCGATCAGCGCGACCACCAGCGCGGCAGCAATGATGAAACCGGGCTTGGTGAACGGATTGCTTTCGGTGGTGCTCTCTGTTGACTGGCTCATGGTGAACCTCCCGTTGTTGATGCTGGTTTAGACGAAGGCGCGGACGATGCCGGAGGCGCCGGTGATGATGATGCAGCCCATCAGGACCCAGCCGAGACTGGCGAGGGTCTGGCCACCCTCGCCGCGCTGGAGCGAGATGACCAGCTTGATACCGACGATGATGACTCCCAGGACTCCCAGGACCAGGCCAATACCGGACGCCCAGTTCAGGATCGTAAGCAGGCCGCCGGCCTGTGGTGGGACAGTCGGGGTGGGGTTGGGGATGACGCTTGCTGCAAGTGCGGAGAAGGAGTTCATGGTGAGGCCTTTCAGTTGCTGGTGCTTGGAGTGGTGGCGGTAGCCAAAGCGGCTACGTCGGTGATGAAGCGTTGGTACTCGCGGGCCGGCGGGGTCGTGGAATCTCCGTGCCGCCAGGCCTCTACCCAGGGCAGAGTCCAGAGTCGGGGCGCTCCCCCGCCGACGATCGCGGCGAAGTCACGGAGCGCTTTGGGAGTCTTCCCTGGTGCGTCTGCAAGGACAGCGAGGCCGAGCAGATCAAGCTCCGGTGCAGCATCTGATGCCCACTGAGTCAGTGCGCTCCTGGCGGCTGTGAGGCCGCGCATGTCTGCCCGGCAGACCAGTAGTACCCGTGGCTTGGTTCCGTCCTGCAGGATGGGCCAGCAGTGATCCGTGATGCGGGCCCCGTCGAGGAGTTCAGCGATTCTGCTCTCGCCGGCTCCCCCGTGGGCTCCGGTAATCCACAGCGCTGCAGAACCTGACATGGTGCGGCGGCCCAGGCGGTCTGCTGCGTCCGGTTCAACCATTCCCCGCAGCGGGGCACTGATCACGGCCGCTGGTGGCACGTGCGTGTCCGGTGCTTCCTCTGCCGCAGTGTCGGCGGCTGGGCTGGTGATCCAGGGGTTCAGAGATTGTTGCATGGTTCCTCCTTTCGAAGTCCGTTGGTGGGCGTTTTAGAAGCCGCCAGCGACGGCGGCCGCTGCGGCCAGCCATGCCCGCTGCGTGGCGGGCTGAAGGGCTTCATAGCGGATGGGGCCGTTGACCAGGGCCGGATCGTAGGGGATCCGGACAACTGCCCGGACGAACGGCTCAAAGCCGTCCGCGATCCGCTGTGCCTCAGCTTTGGCCCTTTTGAGGGCCTCTCCGGTCATGCTCCGCTTGGCGTCGGTGGATTCGGAGACGATGACGACCGCGTTGCGTGCCAGTGCGGCGTCGTGGCCACCACGGGATTCCAGGGTCTGCAGCGTCAGCCGGGCGGCTTCTGCGCGGTCCTCGATAGCCGTCACGGGCACGACGAGCTGATTGGTGTGGTCAATCATCCTGCGCCAGTTCGCTGCCCGGGCGGTGTTGCCCGAATCCATGATCACCAGCCGGTAGTAGCGGGTGAGGACCTGATGAGCGATATCGACTTCCTCAGCAGTGACTTCGTGGTCGCCTTCTTCGTTCTCGTCCGAGCGCAGGACGTCGAACTTGTCTCCGGTCTGGTGGTGGACGAACTTGGCGATTTCGGCGGCGCTGGTGGATGGGGAGAGCAAGGACTGTGAGGAATCAATCAGGTCCAGAACGCTGCGGTTATGGACGCCCTTTTCTGTCCGCCACCCCAACGTTCCCTGCGACTCGTTGTTGTCCCACGCGACGGTGGCCGCGCCGCTGTAGCGGGCCAGGACCGCCGAAAGCATCACCACCGTGGGGGTCTTGTTGGCCCCGCCCTTCCGGTTCACGACAGCGACCGTGCGGGGACCGGGCCAATGCTGGCTGACCGTGCGAATGTCCTCCCGCTCGGAGAGTTCTTCGCCTGAGGGGTCCATCCGGAATCCGAGTCGCGTGAGCGTTCCCCGCCAGCCCTGCGTGGCCGGTTCCAAGACCGGCGCGCTGACCAGGAACGAGGTTTCCTTCAAGCTGCGCCGGGTCGGCGCCGCTTCCTCAGCGACAGCCACCGGCTGCGGTTCTTCAGGGGTAGCCGGCACCGGTGTGGTAGCGGATGCGACAGGGCTGGGCGGCCATGGCTGCCGGTCCACCGCCGCCGCAACGGCCGGGACTGCTGCGGGCTCTGACGGGGTGGCTACTGGCTCAGGTGCACGAACGGGGACGGTATCAATCATGGTCGGAGCTACGGTCTCGGGAGTGGTTTCCGGAGCTTCTGCCCGGCGACGGGCGGGACGGGGCTCATAGGAGACGGATTCAATCTTGTTGTCCGGGTGCACGATCAGTTCACCGTGCCCTTCGGGATCCTCGATCTGGACCCTGACGGGGCGCTGCAGTGTCTGCGCCTCGCCCACAACCAGGGCCAAGGCATTGTTGCGAAGATCCTGCAGGGATTCCCCGGTCGGAACGATGCGGGAGTTACCCGCGACGACGACCTCGGCGGTCCCGTTGTCGCGGACGATGGCACTGATCTTTGGAAAGGCCATGACCTCGGTTGGTGTAGTACCCATGAACTTCTTCCTTTACGTGTGAGAGATGGAGAGATGAGGCGCTTAGGACGATGGTGGTGTGAGACGGTTGACCTTCCACGGG
This genomic interval from Micrococcaceae bacterium Sec5.7 contains the following:
- a CDS encoding TraM recognition domain-containing protein, whose product is MSAPNRKGMGLGDALLVWLAIGFIVVFGGGTYAAAHLGSWMAGIDAPPAHPIDLIAGLVKGRVPWPIQSTVAACVMAGLILVLTIVVLVAWRKGASKRARVDKAAQYLGRGKSLAAFSEKGAKATAERLGVKDTPGIVVGKVVSTGKKFIQSWEDLSIDIWGPRTGKSTSRVMPAILDAPGAVVSTSNKRDVVDGTRGVRVLTAPVWVFDPQKIAQEEPDWWWNPLSYVTDEEKAYKLTQHFSVGSRLPGSKPDAYFDPKAEDILSSYFLAAALGELPITQVYLWVTEQVSQEPIEILKEHDYELQYKGLESTLKLADKQRDGIFGTAEKMIQCLKSRNTLRWVAPARGQSVTTDPRRQFNPHHFAASQETIYILSKEGAGSAAPLTTALTVALAEAMEERAERSGGRLPLPALFALDELANVVRWAGLPDQFSHYGSKGLIVMGILQSWSQGVELWGEANMRKIWSAANVKVYGGGVAEEGFLRALSDLIGDYSYTNVSVSSGKSGSSRSRQEGKERIFDVSNLAELDRGRAVVLASGAPATLVRTLPWYTGPHKEAVEASIKTYSPRPEEPAVAVPSAAASNPWVTE
- a CDS encoding chromosome partitioning protein ParA; this translates as MGTTPTEVMAFPKISAIVRDNGTAEVVVAGNSRIVPTGESLQDLRNNALALVVGEAQTLQRPVRVQIEDPEGHGELIVHPDNKIESVSYEPRPARRRAEAPETTPETVAPTMIDTVPVRAPEPVATPSEPAAVPAVAAAVDRQPWPPSPVASATTPVPATPEEPQPVAVAEEAAPTRRSLKETSFLVSAPVLEPATQGWRGTLTRLGFRMDPSGEELSEREDIRTVSQHWPGPRTVAVVNRKGGANKTPTVVMLSAVLARYSGAATVAWDNNESQGTLGWRTEKGVHNRSVLDLIDSSQSLLSPSTSAAEIAKFVHHQTGDKFDVLRSDENEEGDHEVTAEEVDIAHQVLTRYYRLVIMDSGNTARAANWRRMIDHTNQLVVPVTAIEDRAEAARLTLQTLESRGGHDAALARNAVVIVSESTDAKRSMTGEALKRAKAEAQRIADGFEPFVRAVVRIPYDPALVNGPIRYEALQPATQRAWLAAAAAVAGGF
- a CDS encoding SCO6880 family protein, with protein sequence MAAINTEYKEPSYGNWRVPRSAGLGNLGAIGTGIVMAGLLMGIISFAIWGLFPGLAVLAMAGASALLLTVKDKHGQSVVDRFGTRMSFRLSKSSGTNLYRSGPLGVTQWGMYQLPGLAAKSTLYEFADSYKRPFALLHVPTTSHFTVIFSTEPDGASLVDPEQVDAWVANWGGWLAGLADEAGLDAAAVTVETAPDSGYRLRNEVEMNIDPNAPEFAQAILREVVDTYPEGSATVRAWVSLTFTASLRAGSKKRTPEDVARDLASRIPGLSARLQSTGAGIARPMSAQELCEVVRIAYDPPAALIIDEAHAAGSPVSLTWGEVGPTATQASWDDYRHDSAFSASWTMTGAPRGSVNSSVLSRLLAPHGDIDRKRISLLYRPMDSARAAAVVERDQNNANVRITSGTRPSARALVDARSAVQTAQEEAQGAGLVNFGMVVTATVTDKERLADAVAAIEQTSGTARVLLRRAYGAQDTAFAASLPLGLVLPKHSMLPSEIKDAL
- a CDS encoding DUF6668 family protein, translating into MQQSLNPWITSPAADTAAEEAPDTHVPPAAVISAPLRGMVEPDAADRLGRRTMSGSAALWITGAHGGAGESRIAELLDGARITDHCWPILQDGTKPRVLLVCRADMRGLTAARSALTQWASDAAPELDLLGLAVLADAPGKTPKALRDFAAIVGGGAPRLWTLPWVEAWRHGDSTTPPAREYQRFITDVAALATATTPSTSN
- a CDS encoding DUF87 domain-containing protein, which encodes MARLKMFTRSSKKTGEPATAAPKKAERHPREAGPRSRGWPGRGGGMAQLVPSVTEYRGTTVQVCGLWPFSSGASSPMIGVPLGRHEETQATVCCDPISWFQRARLISNPSAFILGKPGLGKSTLVRRMFLGLSAQGVHALVLGDLKGEHVKAVQALLGQVIKLGRGVGYLNILDPGQAVEAAQLLEAHGHHEVATRVRADAHGRRLNMVVSLITISRNNPPTDQEQTILDRALRVLDDRFDGIPVLKDLLDVIVSAPDELRQVALDRGDMAVYLQETRALEATLLGLTGGGKLGEIFSRQTTNPMKRDRAVVFDVSTIDETESDLQAAILLACWSYGFGTVNVANALADAGLEPRRNYFVVLDELWRALRSGKGMVDRVDALTRLNRSVGVGQIMISHTMSDLLALPAEEDRMKARGFVERSGMVICGGLPASEMPLLTSAVPLSRQEQQKLISWQDPPAWDSRGLDVEPPGRGKFLIKVGGRPGIPVQVGLTSIEQAEGLNDTNTRWHAPAETLLEPVAPSCPPKEEHRERTEP